Proteins encoded in a region of the Polyodon spathula isolate WHYD16114869_AA chromosome 9, ASM1765450v1, whole genome shotgun sequence genome:
- the LOC121320997 gene encoding small integral membrane protein 11A-like, which yields MHEFNWRALDNFPVLLYILAAKTLLLCLGFAATKMYQSRKAEAALKKQQEQKRLAAVAAAAEHEEKEDTDKKED from the exons ATGCATGAATTTAACTGGAGG GCTTTGGACAACTTCCCTGTACTGCTGTATATTCTAGCAGCTAAGACGCTGCTCCTTTGCTTGGGCTTCGCAGCTACAAAGATGTATCAGAGCAGGAAAGCAGAGGCAGCTTTGAAAAAGCAACAGGAGCAGAAGAGACTGGCAGCGGTAGCGGCGGCAGCAGAGCACGAAGAGAAGGAAGACACTGACAAGAAAGAGGATTGA